The following nucleotide sequence is from Austwickia chelonae.
CTGCGGTTCAACACTGCCATCGCCAAGTTGATCGAGCTGAACAATGGTTTGACCCGGCTCGGTGAGGTGCCTCGGGAGGCTGCTGAACAGCTGGTGTTGATGGTGGCCCCGGTGGCTCCGCATATCGCAGAGGAGCTGTGGTCTCGCTTGGGCCATGCAGAATCGCTGACTTTCGTCTCCTTCCCGCAGGCAGATCCGAAAATGCTGGTCGAAGACACCGTGACCTGTGTGATTCAGATCCAGGGGAAGGTCCGGGACCGGATCGAGGTCCCGGCAGACATCACGGCTGACGCACTCGAAGAGCTCGCTCTGGCCACGGAACGAATCTCCGGCATACTCGAGGGCAGAACAGTGCGCAAGGTCATCGTGCGGGCTCCTCAGCTGGTCAACATCGTCGCCAGCTGACCCGGCTCACGCCTTGGGCCGTATCGCAGTTGTCACCGACTCGACGGCCTGCTTGCCGCAGGAAGCAACACGGCAAGCAGGCCTGACAGTTGTACCGCTCACCGCTTCGGTGGGGGTCGACAGCTATGTCGATGGTATCGATCGTCCTGGGGAGGAACTGAACCGAGATCTGGGAAGGAGCGGTCGAGTCATGACCTCTCGTCCGTCCCCTCAGGTTTTTCTGGACCATTACGAACGGTTGGCGGAGGCCGGAGCGTCCGAGGTCCTCAGCATTCACCTCTCCTCGGCTTTGTCCGGTACCTATGATTCGGCACGGATCGCTGGTCAGGTCGCTTCCCTGCCTGTCCATACCGTCGATTCGGCGACGATGGGCGCAGGGCTGGGGAATGCGGTGATGGACGCGCTTGCTTGCGTCTCCGCCGGGGGGAGTTCTTCAGAAGCGGCTGCGGTGGCAACCGAGTCGGGGAGAACTACTCGAGTTCTCTTCTGCGTGGCTTCTTTGGACTTTCTGCATCGTGGGGGACGCATTGGCGCTGCCTCGGCCTTCCTCGGCGCTGCCTTGTCGATCCGTCCGGTGCTGGAGCTGTCCGCGGGGCGGATCATGCCCCTGGAGAAGACTCGGACCATGAAGCAGGCCGTGGCGCGGTTGACTGATCTGGTCGACCTCCAGCTGGGCAGAGACACAGCAGTGTATTCGCTGTTCGGGCCGCCACGAGTGGTTGTGCATCATGTGGCAGCTCCAGATCGGGCACGCATATTGGCGGATGCTTTATCTGCCAGATGTGCTGATCATGTGGCGGAGCCTCCGATGGTGCAGGAGCTGGGTCTGGTCGCTGCCGCCCATCTCGGACCGGGAGCTGTGGGGGTCGTCATCTCTCCGCCGAGACACCGATCAGGAAGATAGTCGTCCACAACCTCGCCCTGGGTGAACGGTCGGTCCCCAGGATTCTGGCGCTATCCGGTGGGTAGCGCCTCTCCTTGGCACCCTGACGGGCATGCGTTCGACCTCTCCTGCACCCCCGTCGACAGATCGTGTTCTTGCCCTGGTTCGGCGAGGCCGGCCGAAGCCTGCCGACGACCCTGTGGAAATAGTTCTTCAGCCGAACAGCGGTCCGGATCAGCCCATGGCAGGTGGTTCGACCGTGCCCGGTCCGGGCGAAGAACGAACGGTGACGAGATCCGGATCTCGGGTGCGTTTGCTGACTCTTCCCCCGATGTTGCAGAGTTCCCGAGTACGGCCTGCCTGGGGTGCGATAGGGGGATTGGCCGTGCTGGGCGTCCTCGTTGCTGTGGTGTTCGGGGTACGCGTATTCATGACCTCGTCCGCGGCAACGCCGACCCCGGTGGTCGCATCGAATAGACCTGGTGATCTGCGACAGCAGCAGAAGTCCATCCCTGAAGGGAAACAATCCGCGGCATCACCGGTGACGACGCCCACCTCCACCGGTTCGACGGCGGGGACACTGGTCGTCCATGTCGTCGGACAGGTGAAGAAACCCGGTGTGGTGCGTGCAGCGTCCGGGGCGCGGGTCGAGGAAGTGATCGCAGCCTCCGGCGGGTTGACCGCTCAAGCGGACACCCGACAGGTGAACCTGGCCAGGGTGGTGTCCGACGGCGAGCAGGTGGTGGTCCCTGCTCACGGTGAGCTTCTCCCTCCGGGTCAAGGTGGGGGCGCATCTGGGGGGCCGGGAGGAAAGAGCTCCGCAGCACCAGGAAAGATCAACGTGAACACCGCCGATGCCACCGCCTTGGACGCTCTGCCTGGAGTAGGTCCGGTGACCGCTCGACGCATCGTGGAATGGCGGCAGTCCCACGGCAGGTTCAGTTCCTTGAAAGAGCTGCAGGAGATCCCGGGAATAGGGCCCAAGCTCGTCGAACAGATCATGCCGCTTGTCAGCCTCTGACATGGGGTCCTCGACCTCTCCAGAGGCACTGGATCTTCGGCTGGTGTTTCCTGCCGCAGTGGGCTGGCTGTCACTGGTCATCATGCTGCCCCATCGCCCAGCCACCATGTGGGTCGGCGCGGCGGCTGCGTCCTGTCTGGGCTTATCGATGTGGTGGTGGCGTCGCGGCGGTGCCTGGTCGGCACCGGCGACATCGGCTGCTGTCGTCACCGCCGTGTTGCTGACAGCTGGTGCGGCAGGAAGCGCCATCCGGGAAAGCGGAGGGATGGTGGATCTGGCCGCGCAGAAAGCTGTGGTCACTCTTGAGGGAAAGTTGGTCACCGATCCTCGAAGAACCAGTGACCAGGGCGGAGATCGGCCTGCGCGGTGGACGGCTCGAGTGCAGGTCGACCAGGTGGAAGCTCGGGGGAGCCGCCACCAGCTGAACGCTACAGTCCTGGCGATCGGGTCAACGCAATGGTCCGAGCGTCGTTGGCAGGAGAGAGTGCGTCTGTCCGGTCGGCTGATGCCGGCCGATCCCGGCCAGGATGTCATCGCCTTGGTCACCGTTCATGAGGGCGTGGAGCGGTTGTCCGCTCCAGGAGTGATTGCTGACCTGGCCGAGCACGTCCGTTCTGCCCTCCGGTCTGCCTCCAGTGCTCTGCCTGGAGATGCACCTGGGCTCCTGCCTGGTCTGGTGATCGGCGACACGGGGCAGGCTTCAGAACGACTGATCGCTGACATGAAGACCACGGGGATGACCCATCTTTCCGCGGTGAGTGGGTCGAATGTGGCTATCGTGTTGGCAGCAGCGCTGGCTGTTGCTCGCCAGGCTCGCCTTCCTCGACGGTTCAGGCCGATGATCGCTGCCTTGTTATTGGCTGTTTTCGTCGTCATGGCGCGCCCTGAGCCCAGCGTGATCCGAGCTGCGGTCATGGGCGCAGTCGGCCTGGTCGGGATGCAGACGTCCCGGAAAGGCGGCGGATTGCCGGCCTTGGGCACGGCGATGATCCTGTTGCTCCTGATCGACCCGTGGCTGGCGAGATCCTATGGGTTCGCATTGAGCGTGACCGCCACGGCAGGTTTGCTCGTGTTCGCCGGTCCGTGGAGCAGAGGGATCGCTCGTCGCCTGCCTGATCGGCTGTCTTTCCTCGGCGAGATGATCGCCATTCCGGTCGCGGCCCAGTTGGTCTGTGCCCCGTTGATCGTTCTGTTGTCCGGTTCGATCAGCACGGTCGGCATCATCGCCAATATGGTGGTGGCACCATTGGTGGCTCCGGCTACCGTCTTGGGCGTGGCCTCGGCGGTGGTTTCTTCCTTCCATGTCGGGGCAGGAACCGTGATCGCCTGGGGAGCTGCGGTGCCGGTTCTCGGCATCGCCGAAGTGGCCCATCGATGCGCCCGAGTCCCGTTCGCATCGGTGCCTTGGCCTGGGGGAATATCCGGGGCCTTGCTTTTGGGTGGGTTGACCGTCGTCGGGGTCGCCCTCTTTCCCTGGCTTCGACAGTTCGGATCTCGGTGTCCACTTGCCGTGATCGGTGTAGTGGCGCTGGTAGCAGCCGGATCGTTCCCGGTCGGTTCCAGCTCCTGGCCGCATCCGCAGTGGTCTTTCGTGGCCTGTGACGTAGGCCAAGGTGATGCCTTGCTTATCCGTTCGGGGGAGAGCTCTGCGGTACTGGTCGATGCGGGTCCGGTAGACAGCAGGGTGGGTGACTGCCTGACCCGGTTGAAGATCGACAGATTGGACGCCGTCGTCCTGACCCATCTGGACCGGGACCACAGCGGAGGGATCGAGCAAGTGCTCCAGGGATGGGAGGTGCAGGAAATCCTGCTGGGAGTGGTCGATGATCCGGAGCAGGAAACTCGTCGGATCGTGGCGCTGTCCGAGGGTCACGGAGTAGCTCTCCGGCGCGTCTCGCCGGACGAGCAGCTCCATTGGAGTAGGGCCCGAGCACAAGTACGTCTCCCTGCGGCGCCTTTGACCGCGGGTTCTGTCACGAACAACAACTCTGTCGTCTTAGACGTTCGCGTGGATCATCTGCGGTTGGTGCTCTTGGCGGATGTCGAGCGAGAGGCTGCTGCAGCGCTACGCCGCAGGATCAGCAAAGAGGGGGTGGGAGAGCCTGTCGATGTGGTGAAAGTGGCGCACCATGGTTCGGCGAACCATGACCCGGAACTGTTGGAGCAGTTGTCGCCCAAGTCTTTCGTGCTCTCCGTAGGTGCCCGTAATACTTTTGGTCACCCTGCCCCGTCCTTGATGGGGACCTTGGCCAAGGTGGGCGCGCCGATCTACCGGACAGACCAGGGTGGTGACATCCTGTTCTGCGTTTCCGAGGGTGAACTCACCGTACTACGGCCCGGATCGTGACCGAGACCGGATCAGACGGGCATGGACGGTGGGCCGAGGCGCAGAAGACGGCCGGCGCTATCCGCCAGCGCTTGGACGGTGGCCTCGACGGCGGGGACTCGTTTGAGATCCGGTGTGGTCACGGCCATGACGGTCCGTTTCGACGGGGGGTCAATCGGCAGGATGTGCACACCCGGGTTGGAGGCGCTACGCAGGATCAGGTCCGGGATAAGCGCGACGCCCAATCCCGCAGCCACGAATCCGAGAACTGCTACGTAGTCGTCGGTCTCGAAGGTGACTTTCGGAGCGAACCCGGCTCTCGAGCAGACTTGGACCAGATGGCCACGGCACCGAGGGCATCCCGCAATCCACGTGTCATCAGCCAGCTGAGCTATGTGCGCCACGGATTCCTGGGCCAGGGGGTGATCGGTGGGAACGACGAGGCGGACCTCGTCTTCCAAGAGCACCTCGGTCTCGAAGAGGTCGAGGTCCTCTTCTCCTCGCCCCAGGTCGGTTCCTTCATAGGTGAAGGCCACCGCGATATCGCAGTCGCCGGCGCGCAGCGCGGCCAGGGACTCAGGTGGTTCGGCCTCGGCGAACCGGACGTGGACGTCCGGGTAGCGTTCTCGGACGAGGGCCAGGGCCTGCGGAACCAGAGTGGCTGAGCTGGATGGAAAGGCCATGAGCCGGACCCGGCCGGCGCGCAGGCCGGCAATCGCTGCCACCTCCTCTTCGGCGGACTCGAGGGCGGCGAGGACCCCGACAGCGTGCCGGGAGAGCACCTGGCCTGCTTCGGTGAGTCGAACGCTGCGTCCGACCCGCTCGACCAGAACCGTTCCGGTACGTTGCTCGAGCCGACGTACCATCTGGGAAATGGCGGGCTGGGAATATCCCAGGGCAGTGGCAGCGGCAGTGAAACTGCCTTCGTCGGCGATTGCTTTCATCACCCGTAAGCCAGCAGCGTCGATCATGAAAAGAGGATAACGCAGCGTTATCGACGGTGGGTTATCCGGAATCGCTGTCGACGAGCGGTATGCCGCCGAAATAGAACCCTGTCGACGGATCAGATGCGGCGCAGGACAGCTGTCACCCGTCCTAGGATCACGACGTCGTCAGCAAGGATCGGCTCATGGACGTCGTTGTGGGGAAGCAACCAGATGTGGCCATCGCGTCGACGGAAGGTCTTCACTGTGGCTTCGCCGTCAACCAAGGCAGCCACGATCTCCCCGCTCTCCGCAGAAGGCTGTTTCCGGACCACCACCCAGTCGCCATGGCAGATAGCGGCGTCGACCATGGAATCGCCGTCGACCTGGAGCAGGAATAGCTCTCCACTGCCGACGACTTGCCGGGGCAGGGCAAAAATGTCTTCCACGCTTTGTTCGGCGACAACGGGTGGACCTGCGGAGATTCTGCCCAGAAGGGGAGCGTAGACAGGCCGTGGCTGTGCTTCTGGAACGGCGGAGTGCAGCGTGGGTGGCGGGGAAGACCGCCGGGTCTGAGATGTCGGTGCGACGTCGACCACTTCGATTGCCCTAGGCCGGTTCTGATCTCGTTTCAGATAACCTTTGCGTTCCAGCCTGGAAAGTTGATGGGCAACGCTGCTGGGGCTGGTCAGGCCGACGGCTTCCCCGATCTCACGCAGACTGGGCGGGTATCCGCGCTGATGAACCGCGCTGCGGATAACTTCGAGGATGTCTTTCTGCCGGGGAGTCAGGGTGACCAGATGGCTGGCCTGTAGAGGACGACGGACCGGAGTGATGGGTTTCCCCTCCTCTGCGTCAGCAGCTCATCTGTACCAGCTGTGTCCGGGATCATCGGGGGTGCTCGAATAGTTTTCCTGAGCGCCCCGTAGCGGACACGCCTTCTCCAGCGGTACATAGTACTGGTGTTCGAGAAGAAGGGGTGGGTCAGTCGCGTAGCCGGTTGCTCGCCGTGTGCACGGTGAGGCTGGGAAAAGAGGTCACTCTGGAGGAAATGCCGGGTAGGGCCGTCCACGGTCCGCCATCGATGCGATAGTTCGCGCCGAGAGCGACGGTGACCGAGGGCACGTAGACACCTGCACTGCGATAGGCATGGCGGATATCACCGGAGGGATAGGTGCCGCCGAGCGAGAGGGTCGGGCCGCTGGAGTCGCCGTCTCCGAAGGCGTATTCGATCTGTTGCAATGTCACTGCGATATCAACCTGGTGTCCCAGGATGGACGCGGAATGGGTACTTCCTGGTCGGTGCCCTTGCGAAGGCCAGGCCATCTGGAAATAGACCGGCAGGTTGACGAGGCTCTGGTTGTCTACCGGCTGCATCGAGGGGACAGGGGTGGCGAAGGAAAGATTCGTGAAAGCGCGTTGGACATCGGCGACAGTGAGTTCTTTCCGAGGAGGCTCTCCGGTGAGCTCCTCCGGTGCGCAGGCCGAGCCGAGGTAGGTCCAACTGGTTTCCCCCTGTCTGCGCATGTAGACCCGCGAGAGATAACCCCGCCCATTTTTGCGTTTTGCACAGGGCTCCACGGCTGCGAGACAGAAGACAACCTCAGGGTTGGACGGTGAATTTTCCGGGCAGCTGGGAATATCTCGATATTCTGTGGGTGGAGTCCATTCGGTCGGGACTTCCGTACCGGGTACGGTCCGATTCCTCGGCGTGGACGGTCGGGGTGAGGTTTGCTTTCCAGAGCCGTGGACCGAGGCGCCGTCGCGGTCGACCGAGCCGTTGAAGTGCTCATCTGCTGCATGTGAGACGAGGGGGAGGAACAGGAGGAATCCGACAAGGGCGGAGCTCATGCCCCTTCTCATGGCGTGGCCTTCCACGGAAGTATCTTGATCGACTCGATTCGCCAGCTCCCTGAAACCCACTGCAGGTGGGCCAGGTACTGGCGGGTTTCAGGGGAGCTCCATTCTCCGATCTTCAGTCCGTTTCGGTCGATCTTTTGGGTCGCGGTAAATTTCACTTTCACCACGACTTGGGTGTCGATCTGAGTATTGCTCTTGTATGCCACACATTCTGCGCTGAGGACGTCGAGTTCCGGCCCTGAGATCCGATGTCCTTCCTTGGCCAGCATGGCGACGTCCTCGTCCTGACGGAGACAGCTCTTGACATCCGGCAGGCACAAGCGGGGGAGCTGGCCAGGTGCTGGATTCTCCAAGGTCCTACTTACCGAGAGAAAGAAATGTCGAGCGAATTCTTCAGCTCCTCGCTTGTTCTCTTCTTTCGCTCCGGAAGGCATGGAGGTGAGCGTGTCGTAGCTTTCCGTCGTGGAGCTCGCCACAGGCGTCCTGCTCGTCTCCCGAGTGGCGGTTGGGGTTTTTTCTGCAGTGCCGCAGGAGGCAGCGAAGCACAGCGCGAGTCCGGCAACTCCTGCCATGAACATGTGCGGGTGACGACGGCCTTTCAGTCGTAGTCTTTTTGGGTCCGATCCCGCGCATTTTCCCTGATGATGCGAGGCTTTCCAGCAGGTCGCAACAGATCGCATATATCCGTTTTCCCACGTTTTAAGTCGATTGTCCAAGTCGGTTCCGTGCGTCCGTCATATGGTCGGAGCTGATCTCGCGACACGACATGTCGATCCGGGCCTTGGGTGGTTTTTCTGCGCCACGCCGGCCCCTGAGATCGATGGAGGATGCCGCGGTGCCTGGTGCAGCCCTCGGATGTCCCGTGGCGGGCCGGGATTGCCGGATGGAGCTTCCGCTGGCAGTTGGTGTCACATCTTCTCCGATACGGAAGCGCGCGCATCCGGAGTGTGGGTGAGAGCTTTGAGATGGCGAGACGACTCGGCGCGTCGCAGTTTGGTCCCCAGGGGTGCGCGGCCTTACGATCCCTACATCTAGTGGTGATCAACATGCTTTCCATCCACATGTAGTCCTCAGGCTATGGCGACTTCTCCACAGTCTGTCCACAGGGTCATCCACAGACGGCCTCCTCCACGGAGGAGCCCATGGCACGGAAGCCGCCCGAGCATCCGGCCCTCGACCGGGAACCATCGAAAGGAGAGGCGCTTTGCACTGCCCGTTTTGTCGACACACCGACAGCCGCGTGATCGACAGCCGGACATCCGATGACGGCACCGTGATCAGACGCCGTCGTCAGTGCCCTTCCTGCGAGCGCCGCTTCACCACCATCGAGACCGCCAGCCTGACTGTTCTCAAACGGTCCGGTGTCGGCGAGCCCTTCAGCCGCGCCAAGATCGTCGTCGGCCTACGCAAGGCCTGCCAAGGCCGACCGGTCAACGAAGACGACCTGGCTCGTCTGGCTCAGCGGGTCGAGGAGACCGTGCGGGCCCAGGGGCACGCCGAGATCGACGCCCACGAGATCGGGTTGGCCATCCTCCCGCCGCTACGTGAACTGGACGAAGTTGCTTACCTGCGCTTTGCGTCCGTCTACCAGGCCTTCGACTCGCTCGAAGACTTCGAAGGAGCCATCGCTCTGCTGCGTGCGGAGAAGCTCCCCGTCGAAGACGCCTGACCCGTCATTCAACGAACTTCAGATCGGCGGAATCCTGCGTCGATCACCACAGCGAATCCGCACCGGAAGGAACAGCCATGACGAAGACCACGGACGCGTGCGCCCGAGCGGAAGGCAGCTCGGCGAAGGGTGTGCGCGTGAAGCGGATCTTCACCACTCCCGGAGTGCATCCCTATGACGCGGTGACCTGGGAGCGGCGTGACGTCGTCCAGACGAACTGGAAAACTGGCGAGACGATCTTCGAGCAGCATGCCGTGGAATTCCCTGACTCCTGGTCGGTCAACGCCAGCACGATTGTCACCACGAAGTACTTTCGCGGTGCCGTGGGCACGTCCCAGCGCGAGTCCTCGCTGAAGACTCTGATCGACCGGGTCGTGCTGACCTATGTCCTGGCCGGCAAGGAGCATGGGTACTTCGCCGACGACGAATCAGCCGAGATCTTCGAGCACGAGCTGACTTACTGCTTGCTGCACCAGATCTTCAGCTTCAATTCGCCGGTCTGGTTCAACGTCGGCACTTCCAGCCCCCAACAGGTCAGCGCCTGCTTCATCCTGTCCGTCGACGACTCCATGGACTCGATCCTGAACTGGTACAAGGAAGAGGGGTTCATCTTCAAGGGTGGTTCCGGGGCTGGGCTCAACCTTTCTCGGATCCGTTCCAGCAAGGAACTGCTGTCCTCCGGCGGCACAGCTTCAGGCCCGGTCAGCTTCATGCGCGGTGCCGATGCCTCCGCAGGCACCATCAAGTCCGGTGGAGCTACTCGGCGGGCGGCCAAGATGGTCGTCCTGGACATCGATCACCCCGACATCGAGGAATTCGTCGAGACGAAGGCCCGTGAGGAGCACAAGATCCGTGCCCTGCGCGATGCCGGTTTCGACATGGACCTCGGCGGTCGGGACATCGTGTCCGTTCAGTATCAGAACGCGAACAACTCGGTGCGGGTCTCGGACACCTTCATGAAGGCCGTGGAAGAGGGCAGCTCCTTCGGCCTGACTTCTCGGATGACCGGTGAAGTGATCGAGAAGATCGATGCTCGTGGACTCTTCCGTAAGGTCGCCAAAGCGGCCTGGGAATGCGCCGACCCCGGCATCCAGTACGACGACGCGATCAACACCTGGCACACCAACCCTGAGGCCGGGCGGATCACGGCGAGCAACCCGTGCTCGGAGTACATGTCCCTGGACAACTCCAGCTGCAACCTGGCCAGCCTCAACCTGCTGAAATTCCTCCGGTCGGACGACACCTTCGACGCAGCCACCTTCGCGGAGGTCGTCGAGCTGGTCATCACCGCGATGGACATCTCGATCTGCTTCGCCGACTTCCCGACCGAGTCGATCGGCAAGACGACGGTCGACTACCGCCAGCTGGGTATCGGTTACGCCAACCTGGGCGCCCTGCTCATGGCCACGGGGCACGGTTACGACTCCGAAGGGGGCCGAAGCCTGGCCGCGGCGATCACCAGCCTGCTCACCGGGGCGGCCTACCGTCGCTCTGCGCAGATGGCCGGGATCGTCGGCCCGTATGCCGGCTACACCCGTGATACGGAGGCACACCAGCGGGTCATGCAGATGCACCGGGCGGCGAATGCCGAGATCCGGACCCTGGACGACATGGACCGGAGCATCCACGCCGAGGCTACGAAGGCCTGGGACGACGTGGTCGCGATCGGCGCGGAGCACGGCTTCCGTAACGCCCAGGCTTCGGTGCTGGCACCGACCGGGACCATCGGTTTCATGATGGATTGCGACACCACCGGCATCGAGCCCGACTTCTCCCTGGTGAAGTTCAAGAAACTGGTCGGCGGCGGCTCCATGCAGATCGTCAACCTGACCATCCCTCGGGCGCTGCGCAAGCTGGGGTACCAGGAGGAGCAGATCGAGGCGATCGTCGAGTACATCGCCGATCACGGTCACGTCATCGACGCTCCTGGTCTGAAGACGGAACACTACGAGGTCTTCGACTGCGCGATGGGCGTGCGAGCGATCTCCCCGATGGGACACGTCCGCATGATGGCCGCCTGTCAGCCCTTCCTTTCCGGTGCCATCAGCAAGACGGTGAACCTTCCGGAGAGCGCCACCGTCGAGGACATCGAGGACGTCTACCTTCAGGGCTGGAAGATGGGCCTGAAGGCGCTGGCCGTCTACCGGGACAACTGCAAGGTCGGGCAGCCGTTGTCCGATGCCAAGGCATCCAAGAAGGACGCCGTGGCGGAGGAGACGATTCCTGTGGTGGAGAAGGTGATCGAGTATCGTCCAGTGCGTAAGCGTCTGCCCAAGCGTCGCGAATCGATGACCACCTCGTTCACCGTGGGTGGTGCCGAGGGATATCTCACGGCTTCGACCTACCCCGATGGCGGGCTCGGCGAGATCTTCCTGAAGTTCGGTAAGCAGGGCTCGACCCTGGCCGGTTTGATGGACGCTTTCTCTTTGGCGGTCTCGGTCGCCGTGCAGTACGGCGTGCCGCTGGAGACCTACGTCGAGAAGTTCACCAACCTGCGCTTCGAGCCGGCCGGTTTGACCGATGACCCGGACGTGCGGATGGCCCAGTCGATCATGGACTACGTCTTCCGCAGGCTGGCGCTGGACTATCTGGACTTCGAGTCGCGCTCCTTCATGGGGATCCACACTGCGGAGGAACGGGCCCGTCAGCTGGAGACCGGTTCCTATGCGCCGGCCGCCGACGCCGAGGAAGAGATCGAGGAGGAGATCGAGAACTTCTCCCAGAGCGCGGGCGAGAGCCTGCGTCGGGATCTTGCCCGGCGGGAGAATCGCAAGATCGAGGTCTCCTCGGACAGCGGCGCGGCTGCGGCTCGTGAGGTCGATGTGAAGGTTCACAGTTCCGCCGAGCTCATGGAACAGTTCCAGGGCAAAGTCGCTGACGCCCCGATGTGCATGACTTGTGGGACGAAGATGCGTCCGGCAGGAAGCTGCTATGTCTGCGAAGGATGCGGCAGCACTTCCGGTTGTAGCTGATCTCGAGCTAATACCGGTGGGGTGACGACACGGACAGTCGTCACCCCACCGGCGTGTCGCCAGCTGCACTCAAGGGACCCTGCGGTGCGCCTTCCGTCATAGGACGTGGCTATGCTGGCCCTGGGCAGCGCAGCTCAGATGTTGTGCCGCCGTTGGATACGTCCGCGAAAGGTAGCGACATGGCGAACGATCGGTTGCCGGTCACCGAGGGTTGGCGAAATGCAGACCTGTACCTAGAACCTGCTCTGGACCGCGTCTGGACTGCACTGCGAGATCCGCGGACACCAGAACGTCTAGCCCGGTATTACACCCCGGATGCCAACTTCGCCGGTGCCACCTTCGTGGGCACTTGCCGCTCCGACCCTGAGAGCATCGACTGCGAAGATCTACTCGCGGTCACCCTGCTCGACGTGAAGATCCCCCCACGTGCGGTGCGTGCGCTCCTGGAGCCCGGCCCCACCCGGGAGAAGATCTGCGAGCTGCTCTCGACCGATCGACTTCCGATGGACGCCCGCCTGGAGGAAGCGACTCCCGAGATCCTGGCCAATATGGTCGAACTCTACGAATACCTCCGTGAACTGGTGCCCCCGACCCGTGAGCGTTACGAGGTCAACTGGGCTACGGCAGCGAAACTGTGTGCACGTAAACGGCCTGATCTCTTCCCGGTTCGCGATGAAGTCGTCTGTCGTTATCTGCGACTGTGGCCTTCGCGTTACCAGGTTGATTGGCAGGTCTTCGCTTGGATTCTCGGCCATGACGACGTGCGTGAGCAGCTGACCAGACTCGTCGAGCGCACTGCCGAAGAACCCGGGACAGTGGTGCCGGACCCGACGCATCTGCTGCGTCATCTCGACGTTGCTGTGTGGATGCACGCGCCACACCGCTTCTGAATCTCGTACGGCGGGGCCGGCCACGACTTTTCGAGGTGGTGGCCGGCCCCGCCGTTTCCGTGAGGCATTCGCAGATTGCTGCGGACGCTC
It contains:
- a CDS encoding vitamin B12-dependent ribonucleotide reductase — protein: MTKTTDACARAEGSSAKGVRVKRIFTTPGVHPYDAVTWERRDVVQTNWKTGETIFEQHAVEFPDSWSVNASTIVTTKYFRGAVGTSQRESSLKTLIDRVVLTYVLAGKEHGYFADDESAEIFEHELTYCLLHQIFSFNSPVWFNVGTSSPQQVSACFILSVDDSMDSILNWYKEEGFIFKGGSGAGLNLSRIRSSKELLSSGGTASGPVSFMRGADASAGTIKSGGATRRAAKMVVLDIDHPDIEEFVETKAREEHKIRALRDAGFDMDLGGRDIVSVQYQNANNSVRVSDTFMKAVEEGSSFGLTSRMTGEVIEKIDARGLFRKVAKAAWECADPGIQYDDAINTWHTNPEAGRITASNPCSEYMSLDNSSCNLASLNLLKFLRSDDTFDAATFAEVVELVITAMDISICFADFPTESIGKTTVDYRQLGIGYANLGALLMATGHGYDSEGGRSLAAAITSLLTGAAYRRSAQMAGIVGPYAGYTRDTEAHQRVMQMHRAANAEIRTLDDMDRSIHAEATKAWDDVVAIGAEHGFRNAQASVLAPTGTIGFMMDCDTTGIEPDFSLVKFKKLVGGGSMQIVNLTIPRALRKLGYQEEQIEAIVEYIADHGHVIDAPGLKTEHYEVFDCAMGVRAISPMGHVRMMAACQPFLSGAISKTVNLPESATVEDIEDVYLQGWKMGLKALAVYRDNCKVGQPLSDAKASKKDAVAEETIPVVEKVIEYRPVRKRLPKRRESMTTSFTVGGAEGYLTASTYPDGGLGEIFLKFGKQGSTLAGLMDAFSLAVSVAVQYGVPLETYVEKFTNLRFEPAGLTDDPDVRMAQSIMDYVFRRLALDYLDFESRSFMGIHTAEERARQLETGSYAPAADAEEEIEEEIENFSQSAGESLRRDLARRENRKIEVSSDSGAAAAREVDVKVHSSAELMEQFQGKVADAPMCMTCGTKMRPAGSCYVCEGCGSTSGCS
- a CDS encoding DUF6308 family protein, yielding MANDRLPVTEGWRNADLYLEPALDRVWTALRDPRTPERLARYYTPDANFAGATFVGTCRSDPESIDCEDLLAVTLLDVKIPPRAVRALLEPGPTREKICELLSTDRLPMDARLEEATPEILANMVELYEYLRELVPPTRERYEVNWATAAKLCARKRPDLFPVRDEVVCRYLRLWPSRYQVDWQVFAWILGHDDVREQLTRLVERTAEEPGTVVPDPTHLLRHLDVAVWMHAPHRF